The Humulus lupulus chromosome 3, drHumLupu1.1, whole genome shotgun sequence genome window below encodes:
- the LOC133822253 gene encoding uncharacterized protein LOC133822253 has protein sequence MVKVATYFAMSLGAFVFWQSMEKVHVWIALHQDEKQERLEREAEIRRVREELLQQAKQNDLA, from the exons atggtgaaggTAGCGACGTACTTCGCTATGTCACTTGGAGCTTTCGTGTTCTGGCAATCCATGGAGAAGGTCCATGTGTGGATCGCTCTTCATCAAGACGAAAAG CAAGAGCGATTGGAGAGAGAAGCTGAGATTAGGAGAGTGAGGGAAGAATTGCTGCAACAAGCCAAACAGAACGATCTTGCATGA
- the LOC133822252 gene encoding vignain-like, translating into MDFGRFFLIALSLAVLLELAQSFEFHEKDLASEESLWDLYERWRSHHTVSRDLEEKHQRFNVFKANVKHVHKVNQMNKPYKLKLNMYADMTNHEFVSTYAGSKVNHYRMLHGERPATSFKHESTHHLPASVDWRKKGAVTGIKNQGSCGSCWAFSAVVAVEGINQIETNELVSLSEQELVDCNSKNHGCEGGLMPAAFAFIKNQGGITTEQSYPYKASDGSCESSKFTNSPLVTIDGYEMVPENDENALMKAVANQPVSVSIDAGDRDFQFYSEGVYSGDCATQLNHGVAVVGYGATLDGTKYWIVKNSWGTDWGEKGFIRMERGIDAEEGLCGIAMDASYPVKSSPNPKTDSPKDEL; encoded by the exons ATGGATTTTGGGAGGTTTTTCCTGATTGCTCTCTCACTAGCTGTGCTTCTCGAGCTAGCTCAAAGCTTTGAGTTCCATGAAAAAGACTTGGCTTCTGAAGAGAGTCTATGGGATTTGTACGAGAGGTGGAGAAGCCACCACACGGTTTCTAGGGACCTTGAAGAGAAGCATCAACGTTTCAATGTGTTCAAGGCGAATGTAAAGCACGTCCACAAGGTGAACCAGATGAACAAGCCTTACAAGCTGAAGCTGAACATGTATGCAGAcatgaccaaccatgagtttgtAAGTACCTACGCTGGTTCAAAGGTTAACCACTATAGAATGTTACACGGTGAACGACCAGCTACTAGCTTCAAGCACGAAAGCACTCACCACCTTCCAGCATCTGTGGATTGGAGGAAGAAAGGAGCAGTGACTGGAATCAAAAACCAAGGCAGCTGTG GTAGCTGCTGGGCATTCTCAGCCGTAGTTGCAGTTGAAGGTATCAACCAAATCGAAACAAACGAGCTGGTCTCTTTGTCTGAACAAGAGTTGGTTGATTGCAACTCGAAAAACCATGGTTGTGAAGGAGGGTTGATGCCAGCAGCTTTTGCGTTCATAAAGAACCAAGGAGGTATAACTACTGAGCAGAGCTATCCCTACAAAGCCAGTGACGGTTCTTGTGAATCATCCAAG TTCACCAACTCTCCTTTGGTGACCATTGATGGATACGAAATGGTACCCGAAAACGATGAGAATGCTCTGATGAAAGCCGTGGCAAACCAACCTGTATCTGTTTCCATAGATGCTGGTGATAGAGATTTTCAGTTTTACTCAGAG GGAGTTTATTCAGGAGATTGTGCAACACAGCTAAATCATGGAGTGGCAGTAGTGGGGTATGGAGCAACTCTTGATGGGACAAAATACTGGATAGTGAAGAACTCTTGGGGAACCGATTGGGGAGAGAAAGGTTTTATTAGGATGGAACGTGGAATTGATGCAGAAGAAGGGCTGTGTGGTATAGCAATGGATGCTTCTTATCCAGTTAAATCTTCACCAAACCCCAAAACTGATTCTCCTAAGGATGAACTATAG